The following coding sequences lie in one Silurus meridionalis isolate SWU-2019-XX chromosome 19, ASM1480568v1, whole genome shotgun sequence genomic window:
- the LOC124402144 gene encoding uncharacterized protein LOC124402144 codes for MATNGLSDPPPVPKSLPPKKRNSGVDANEAPAEPVFKTPSPFWNQNIFRRPRRIREPAAVSYIDLHSATTYHPLWTEAGCASNQVLLHPLRDTVAPFPSWGPYCENSEQLLGVSNQNRNDPMSVHDFYGASSYWSYLHLTEQRDLLFKSYGRVSNQCKPKIIKPVPRSLASHYTKKVLLNVGSGDQWDERLQNESAKIDSRTRKRNYLREGMRQSSGHIAESGTDLSIHKYCSEFKDLSQARAIKTEDLQCQRFPVIHQSCNNVQLNSGIEVTMRNEHPLLARGEKAETQEQRELVLPSSQLLSRFFEGSLIELDGGRLKRVEDLQLEDFECCTASCPELSLTRFTVKKITSSDKPGVMCLEVEVDDNPRSKISLEVCEEYPLFVCGRGWSSCSPDRTSKLCCLRCQQLFLGDVCLALSPVPVPPAESTRPGTGADDVGFLNRGGHETD; via the exons ATGGCAACTAATGGCCTAAGTGATCCTCCTCCCGTTCCTAAATCCCTCCCACCCAAGAAAAGGAATTCAGGTGTGGATGCAAACGAAGCTCCGGCCGAGCCGGTTTTCAAGACGCCATCTCCTTTCTGGAATCAGAATATTTTCAGGAGACCAAGGAGAATACGAGAACCGGCAGCCGTCTCCTACATCGATCTTCATTCCGCAACCACGTATCATCCACTGTGGACTGAGGCTGGCTGCGCCTCAAACCAAGTTCTTTTACACCCATTACGTGACACTGTAGCCCCATTCCCTTCATGGGGTCCATATTGTGAAAACAGTGAACAACTATTAGGTGTGTCCAACCAGAACAGGAACGATCCGATGAGCGTCCATGACTTTTATGGAGCTTCTTCCTACTGGAGCTACCTTCATCTTACAGAACAAAgagatttgttatttaaaagCTATGGAAGGGTCTCGAATCAGTGCAAGCCCAAAATCATAAAGCCTGTACCTCGGTCTTTGGCATCTCATTACACCAAAAAGGTTCTCCTTAATGTGGGGAGTGGTGATCAGTGGGATGAGAGACTACAGAATGAAAGCGCCAAAATTGATTCGAGGACAAGGAAGAGGAACTATTTGAGAGAAGGAATGAGACAGAGTTCTGGTCACATTGCTGAGTCTGGAACAGATCTTTCCATACACAAATATTGTTCAGAGTTTAAGGACTTATCACAAGCAAGAGCCATCAAAACAGAAGATCTCCAGTGCCAGCGGTTTCCTGTTATTCATCAGTCTTGCAACAATGTGCAATTAAATTCAGGGATTGAAGTGACAATGAGAAATGAGCACCCTCTACTGGCCAGGGGTGAAAAAGCAGAGACACAAGAACAGAGAGAACTCGTGTTACCTTCCTCTCAGCTTTTGTCACGCTTTTTTGAAGGCTCTCTGATCGAACTCGATGGGGGACGGCTAAAGCGTGTAGAGGACTTACAGTTGGAGGATTTTGAATGCTGTACTGCGTCCTGCCCAGAGTTAAGTCTGACAAGATTCACTGTGAAGAAGATCACGTCCTCTGATAAACCTGGAGTGATGTGTTTGGAAGTAGAGGTTGATGATAACCCCCGTTCCAAg ATCTCGCTGGAGGTGTGTGAGGAGTACCCGTTGTTCGTGTGCGGCCGTGGCTGGTCTTCTTGCAGCCCAGACAGAACCTCTAAGCTCTGCTGCCTCCGCTGCCAACAGCTGTTCCTGGGGGACGTGTGCCTGGCACTATCACCTGTACCTGTTCCACCTGCCGAGTCGACCCGGCCTGGAACCGGTGCCGATGATGTCGGATTTCTGAATCGCGGAGGGCACGAAACCGACTAA
- the bmp7a gene encoding bone morphogenetic protein 7a — MARVRLRLRLRLRLMAVWWWWCWWCSCVALVAANFTMENDLSSAFVHRALRSQERREVQREILSVLGLPRRPRPHSPERRTAAPMYMLELYNAALEPAASGFGRAAAPVLAPAPAPAPTRRDQRYLSDADMVMSFVNMVDPEEGLHVFHHFHRFDLSRIPEGEAVTAAEFRVYKDFVHESHENDTFHVSVYQVLREYDDRDSDLFLLDSRVIWAAEEGWLVFDLTATSNHWILHPGQNLGLLLVLESANGDRMNPRVAGLVGNQGPQNKQPFMVAFFRATGVRLRSVRSAPGHKQRNQNRPKTPKNSPPSSQEALRLAEAAENVSVDPKQGCKKHELYVSFRELGWQDWIIAPEGYAAYYCEGECAFPLNSYMNATNHAIVQTLVHFINPDSVPKPCCAPTQLHGISVLYFDDSSNVILKKYRNMVVRACGCH; from the exons ATGGCGAGGGTGAGATTGAGATTAAGACTGAGGTTGAGGTTGATGGCGgtctggtggtggtggtgttggtggtgctCGTGCGTCGCGCTGGTCGCCGCGAACTTCACGATGGAGAACGACCTGAGCTCGGCTTTCGTGCACCGTGCGCTGCGCAGCCAGGAGCGCCGCGAGGTGCAGCGGGAGATCCTGTCCGTGCTCGGCTTACCCCGGCGCCCGCGACCTCACTCTCCGGAGCGGCGCACGGCGGCGCCTATGTACATGCTGGAGCTTTACAACGCGGCGCTCGAACCCGCCGCTTCCGGCTTCGGTCGCGCCGCCGCGCCGGTCCTGGCACCGGCACCAGCACCGGCTCCGACCCGACGCGACCAGCGCTATCTCAGCGACGCCGACATGGTCATGAGCTTCGTCAACATGG TTGATCCTGAAGAAGGCCTGCACGTATTCCACCATTTCCACCGATTCGATCTGTCCCGCATTCCCGAAGGAGAAGCCGTGACGGCGGCAGAGTTCCGTGTCTACAAGGACTTTGTGCACGAGAGTCACGAAAATGACACGTTTCATGTCAGCGTGTATCAAGTGCTCCGGGAATACGATGACAG GGATTCAGATCTGTTCTTGCTGGACTCACGGGTTATCTGGGCTGCAGAAGAGGGCTGGCTGGTTTTTGATCTCACAGCTACCAGTAACCACTGGATTTTGCACCCGGGTCAGAACCTTGGCCTGTTGCTTGTTCTGGAGAGTGCAAATG GTGATCGTATGAACCCCAGGGTTGCAGGGCTGGTGGGCAACCAAGGTCCCCAGAACAAACAGCCATTCATGGTGGCGTTCTTTAGAGCGACGGGCGTCCGTTTGCGTAGCGTCCGCTCGGCTCCAGGGCACAAGCAGAGGAACCAGAACCGACCAAAGACCCCGAAAAACTCGCCACCTTCCAGCCAGGAGGCTCTGAGGTTGGCAGAAGCTGCAG agaACGTTAGTGTGGACCCAAAACAGGGCTGCAAGAAACATGAGCTGTATGTCAGCTTCAGAGAACTTGGATGGCAG GACTGGATCATTGCCCCAGAAGGCTATGCTGCGTACTACTGCGAGGGCGAATGCGCCTTCCCTTTAAATTCCTACATGAACGCCACCAACCACGCCATTGTGCAGACGCTG GTTCATTTCATAAACCCGGACTCGGTCCCAAAGCCATGCTGCGCCCCCACTCAGCTCCATGGCATCTCCGTGCTGTATTTCGACGACAGTTCCAACGTCATCCTGAAGAAATATCGCAACATGGTTGTTAGAGCGTGTGGCTGCCACTGA